Proteins co-encoded in one Arachis hypogaea cultivar Tifrunner chromosome 13, arahy.Tifrunner.gnm2.J5K5, whole genome shotgun sequence genomic window:
- the LOC112738315 gene encoding vacuolar protein sorting-associated protein 2 homolog 1: MSFLFGHRKTPAELLRENKRMLDKSIREIERERQGLQTQEKKLIAEIKKSAKQGQMGAVRVMAKDLVRTRHQIEKFYKLKSQLQGVSLRIQTLKSTQAMGEAMKGVTKAMGQMNRQMNLPNLQKIMMEFERQNEKMELTSEVMADAIDDALEGDEEEEETEELVNQVLDEIGIDMNQELVNAPSSAVAAPATQSKVPQAEAAVNDDSGIDSDLQARLDNLRKM, from the exons ATGAGTTTTCTTTTCGGACACAGGAAAACACCCGCAG AGCTTCTGCGGGAAAATAAGAGAATGCTGGACAAATCAATTAGAGAAATAGAACGAGAGAGGCAGGGCTTACAAACACAAGAGAAGAAATTGATCGCAGAGATAAAGAAAAGCGCGAAACAAGGCCAGATG GGTGCTGTTAGGGTTATGGCAAAAGATCTTGTCAGAACAAGGCATCAGATTGAGAAGTTTTATAAGCTAAAATCACAGCTTCAAGGTGTATCACTCAGAATCCAG ACATTGAAATCGACACAAGCAATGGGTGAGGCAATGAAAGGTGTCACAAAAGCCATGGGGCAGATGAATAGGCAGATGAACTTGCCAAACTTGCAGAAAATCATGATGGAATTTGAGAGACAGAATGAGAAGATGGAATTGACATCCGAGGTGATGGCAGATGCAATAGATGACGCCTTGGAaggggatgaagaagaagaagaaacagaagaGCTAGTAAATCAGGTTCTAGATGAGATTGGAATCGACATGAACCAAGAG CTTGTGAATGCACCTTCATCGGCTGTTGCTGCCCCAGCTACACAGAGTAAGGTACCACAAGCTGAAGCTGCGGTAAATGATGATAGCGGAATAGATAGTGATTTGCAGGCAAGGTTGGACAATTTAAGGAAAATGTAG